A single genomic interval of Natator depressus isolate rNatDep1 chromosome 14, rNatDep2.hap1, whole genome shotgun sequence harbors:
- the LOC141998027 gene encoding olfactory receptor 5V1-like, with protein sequence MANETAPTEFIIMGFSNLQQLQFLLFSIFLVTYLCTLVGNISIIMIVCTDPQLRIPMYFFLGNLSFLDICYTTTNVPQMLVHLLAERKRISYAGCIVQLYFFLSFVGTECILLAVMAYDRYVAICNPLHYFLIMRKAFCLKLAGACWASGFLNSVVHTLFTFQLPFCGANQLNYFFCDIPPLLKLSCGDTSLNEIILLAIGVFIGWTPFLCIVLSYVYIISTILKIRSTEGRLKTFSTCASHLTIVLLYYGSSIFTYIRPISSYSLDNDRLISVLYSIVTPMMNPLIYTLRNKDVKGALRKVFMGKLCLQ encoded by the coding sequence atggcaaatgaaactgCCCCAACCGAATTCATCATCATGGGGTTCTCCaacctccagcagctgcagttcttgCTCTTTAGCATCTTCTTGGTCACCTACCTCTGCACTCTGGTGGGGAACATCTCCATCATCATGATCGTCTGCACAGATCCCCAGCTCCGGatccccatgtacttcttcctggggaaccTCTCTTTCCTGGACATCTGCTACACCACCACCAATGTCCCCCAGATGTTGGTGCACCTGTTGGCAGAAAGGAAGAGGATCAGCTATGCAGGCTGCATCGTGCAGCtctattttttcctctcctttgtgGGCACGGAGTGCATCCTCCTGGCTGTGATGGCTTATGACCGCTATGTGGCGATATGCAACCCCTTGCACTACTTCCTCATCATGAGGAAAGCCTTCTGCCTCAAGCTAGCTGGTGCCTGCTGGGCCAGTGGCTTCCTCAACTCTGTGGTGCACACATTGTTCACCTTTCAGCTGCCTTTCTGCGGGGCCAACCAGCTCAACTACTTCTTCTGTGACATCCCACCCCTCCTCAAACTCTCCTGTGGGGACACCTCCCTCAATGAGATCATCCTGCTCGCCATCGGGGTCTTCATTGGGTGGACTCCATTCCTGTGCATAGTCCTGTCTTATGTCTACATCATCTCCACCATCCTGAAGATACGCTCCACAGAGGGGAGACTCAAAACTTTCTCCACCTGTGCATCCCACCTGACCATCGTCCTGCTATACTACGGAAGCTCCATCTTCACCTACATCCGGCCCATCTCCAGCTACTCGCTGGACAATGACAGACTGATCTCGGTGCTTTACAGCATAGTAACCCCCATGATGAATCCACTGATCTACACCCTGAGGAACAAGGATGTGAAGGGGGCTCTGAGAAAAGTTTTCATGGGGAAATTGTGTTTGCAATGA